A stretch of Arachis hypogaea cultivar Tifrunner chromosome 15, arahy.Tifrunner.gnm2.J5K5, whole genome shotgun sequence DNA encodes these proteins:
- the LOC112748105 gene encoding zinc finger BED domain-containing protein RICESLEEPER 1-like translates to MSLTAHFVDDEWKLQKRILNFYLIENHKGETIGREIETCLREWEIEKVFTITLDNASSNDGAITYLQRKLAAKGGLVCIRKYLQMRCCAHVLNLIVNEEIKEQHASIESIQNAVRWFGEDSGGKKNVGPPTALDWQHARLFIDFLRIFYEITLCFSTSLHVTSNKCFHEIASINSQLTSWSHNNSELLGTMACSMKAKYDKYWGPVDKFNPLILVAVVLDPRYKFDYLSWCLDDVYDKEVATSMTSFVKFILETLYKFYSKEIVDKKVLDDGGGSSRVVLNDKNSGQSSAKGVAANRVNLWKKQKKEKANADSKSDVEKYLAEDPVDVEDENFDILTWWKLNGSKYRILSPIAHDVFWYSSFNWCI, encoded by the exons ATGAGCCTAACCGCACATTTTGTTGATGACGAATGGAAGCTACAAAAGAGAATTCTCAACTTTTACTTGATTGAGAACCACAAGGGAGAAACAATAGGGAGAGAAATTGAGACATGTTTGAGAGAGTGGGAAATTGAAAAGGTCTTCACAATCACATTAGACAATGCATCTTCAAATGACGGGGCTATCACTTACCTTCAAAGAAAATTAGCCGCAAAGGGTGGATTGGTGTGCATACGAAAATATTTGCAAATGAGGTGTTGTGCTCATGTTCTCAACTTGATAGtgaatgaagaaattaaagagcaaCATGCCTCCATTGAAAGCATTCAGAATGCTGTTAG ATGGTTTGGAGAGGATAGTGGGGGTAAAAAGAATGTTGGTCCACCCACGGCACTTGATTGGCAACATGCTAGGCTATTCATTGATTTTTTGAGAATCTTCTATGAGATTACTTTGTGTTTCTCAACTTCTTTACATGTTACTTCAAACAAATGCTTTCATGAAATTGCATCTATAAATTCTCAACTAACATCTTGGAGCCACAACAATTCTGAATTATTGGGAACTATGGCATGCTCTATGAAGGCTAAATACGATAAATATTGGGGACCAGTTGACAAGTTTAATCCTTTGATACTTGTTGCCGTTGTTTTAGATCCTCGCTACAAATTTGATTATCTTTCTTGGTGTTTAGATGATGTATATGATAAGGAAGTGGCTACTAGTATGACTAGTTTTGTGAAATTTATATTAGAGACATTgtacaaattttattcaaaagaaattgTAGATAAGAAAGTTCTTGATGATGGTGGCGGTTCCTCTAGAGTTGTTTTGAATGATAAAAATAGTGGTCAGTCTAGTGCTAAGGGTGTTGCTGCAAATAGAGTGaatttatggaaaaaacaaaagaaggaaaaagctaaTGCAGATAGCAAATCAGATGTTGAGAAATATTTGGCTGAAGATCCTGTAGACGTGGAAGATGAGAATTTTGATATATTGACTTGGTGGAAATTAAATGGATCAAAATATAGAATTCTTTCTCCCATAGCCCATGATGTCTTTTGGTATTCCAGTTTCAACTGGTGCATCTGA